The following proteins are co-located in the Labrys monachus genome:
- a CDS encoding amidohydrolase family protein, protein MTAQHGPFLIRARAVIRGVDAAGEAEIVEDAAIHVVDGAVAAIGEAGAMIAAHPDLPVEGGPDTVAMPGLVNGHHHFGLTPLMMGVPFAPLELWLPHFRGMRRIGQRLDTLYAAIEMLESGTTAVQHIQSGLSGPESAWEATADEVITSYRDIGMRVSWSFMIRDRNQLTYEDDATFLAGLPDDLAAHVRAEIAASQPPIARFMAFFEAAARRWRARDADGVRLQLAPANLHWCSDACLEAIFDTARRHGAKVHMHLVETERQADFARRRTGCSAIGHLHRLGCLGPDLTLGHGIWVSPDDLDLLAGHGCQVCHNASSGLRLASGIAPVTEMTKRGIRVALGIDQSNIDDDRNMLTEMGLVWALHRGASLWGPRLSPAAVFQMATEHAAGTTGFAGRIGRLDPGRAADIVLLDWRAVARPWLDPRTGLLDAVVLRARQKAVDTVFVGGRKVVAAGKVISIDRDGVLADIAARLEAPPTAAERTARAMTERLMPHLEGWFRRHEENEAARPYRYNRFHEG, encoded by the coding sequence ATGACGGCGCAGCACGGCCCCTTCCTCATCCGCGCCCGGGCGGTGATCCGCGGCGTCGACGCGGCCGGCGAGGCGGAGATCGTCGAGGATGCGGCGATCCACGTCGTCGACGGCGCCGTCGCGGCCATCGGCGAGGCCGGCGCGATGATTGCGGCCCATCCGGATCTGCCGGTCGAGGGCGGGCCGGACACCGTGGCGATGCCGGGCCTCGTCAACGGCCACCACCATTTCGGCCTGACGCCGCTGATGATGGGCGTGCCGTTCGCGCCGCTCGAGCTCTGGCTGCCGCATTTCCGCGGCATGCGGCGCATCGGCCAGCGGCTCGACACGCTCTATGCCGCCATCGAGATGCTGGAGAGCGGCACCACCGCCGTCCAGCACATCCAGAGCGGTCTCAGCGGGCCGGAAAGCGCCTGGGAGGCGACCGCCGACGAGGTGATCACGTCCTACAGGGACATCGGCATGCGGGTCTCCTGGTCGTTCATGATCCGCGACCGCAACCAGCTGACCTATGAGGACGACGCCACGTTCCTCGCCGGCCTGCCGGACGACCTCGCGGCGCATGTCCGGGCCGAGATCGCGGCGAGCCAGCCGCCGATCGCCCGCTTCATGGCCTTCTTCGAGGCCGCCGCCCGGCGCTGGCGCGCACGCGACGCCGACGGCGTCCGTCTGCAGCTCGCGCCCGCCAATCTGCATTGGTGCTCCGATGCCTGCCTGGAGGCGATCTTCGACACGGCGCGCCGCCACGGCGCCAAGGTCCACATGCATCTGGTCGAGACCGAGCGCCAGGCCGATTTCGCCCGCCGCCGCACCGGCTGCTCGGCCATCGGCCATCTCCACCGCCTCGGCTGTCTCGGGCCGGACCTGACGCTCGGCCACGGCATCTGGGTGAGCCCGGACGACCTCGACCTCCTCGCCGGCCATGGCTGCCAGGTCTGCCACAATGCGAGCTCGGGCCTGCGGCTTGCCAGCGGCATTGCGCCGGTGACGGAGATGACGAAGCGCGGCATCCGCGTCGCGCTCGGCATCGACCAGTCGAACATCGACGACGACCGCAACATGCTCACCGAGATGGGCCTCGTCTGGGCGCTCCATCGCGGCGCCTCGCTGTGGGGGCCGCGTCTCTCGCCCGCTGCGGTGTTCCAGATGGCGACCGAGCACGCCGCCGGCACCACCGGTTTCGCCGGCCGCATCGGCCGGCTGGACCCCGGACGCGCCGCCGACATCGTGCTGCTCGACTGGCGCGCCGTCGCCCGCCCCTGGCTCGACCCGCGCACCGGCCTCCTCGACGCCGTGGTGCTGCGTGCCCGCCAGAAGGCGGTCGACACCGTCTTCGTCGGCGGCCGCAAGGTGGTGGCGGCGGGAAAAGTCATCTCGATCGACCGCGACGGCGTCCTCGCTGACATCGCCGCCCGGCTCGAGGCGCCGCCGACCGCGGCCGAGCGCACGGCCCGGGCGATGACGGAGCGGCTGATGCCGCATCTGGAGGGCTGGTTCAGGCGGCATGAGGAGAACGAGGCGGCGAGGCCCTATCGGTATAACCGGTTTCATGAGGGGTAG
- a CDS encoding flavin reductase family protein, with product MKPVDEGGATHHHFDFNALSARDRYKLLIGTVIPRPIAFVTTVDEKGRVNAAPFSFFNVLSADPALVAIGVENHADMRFKDTGHNIRMTEEFTVNIVDDAMVEAMNVCAVPFAPGVDELAMAGLTAIPGTHVACPRIAEAPASLECRRHMTLEVGKSREIVFGLVLGCFVRAGAVDPLTKHVDQRGMDAIGRLGGHGYARIRDQFDLPTMSVAEWEQRQAGEREDR from the coding sequence ATGAAGCCCGTCGACGAGGGTGGCGCGACGCACCATCATTTCGATTTCAACGCGCTGTCGGCGCGCGACCGCTATAAGCTGCTGATCGGCACGGTGATCCCGCGCCCGATCGCCTTCGTCACCACGGTGGACGAGAAGGGGCGCGTCAATGCAGCGCCGTTCAGCTTCTTCAACGTGCTCTCGGCCGACCCGGCCCTCGTCGCCATCGGTGTCGAGAACCATGCCGACATGCGCTTCAAGGACACCGGACACAATATCCGCATGACCGAGGAATTCACCGTCAACATCGTCGACGACGCCATGGTCGAGGCGATGAATGTGTGCGCGGTGCCGTTCGCGCCTGGGGTGGACGAGCTCGCCATGGCGGGGCTGACCGCCATTCCCGGCACCCATGTCGCCTGCCCGCGCATCGCCGAGGCGCCCGCCTCGCTGGAATGCCGCCGCCACATGACGCTGGAGGTCGGCAAGTCGCGCGAGATCGTGTTCGGGCTGGTGCTCGGCTGCTTCGTGCGGGCCGGCGCCGTCGATCCGCTTACCAAGCATGTCGACCAGCGCGGCATGGACGCCATCGGACGCCTGGGCGGCCACGGCTATGCCCGCATCCGCGACCAGTTCGACCTGCCGACGATGTCGGTGGCGGAATGGGAGCAGCGGCAGGCCGGGGAACGGGAGGACCGATAG
- a CDS encoding formamidase: protein MNGLGGLNKAPEGVVIGLVQLQLPVVKTPADLARQTERIVGLVGKARANMATMDLVVFPEYALHGLSMDTSPAIMCSLDGPEVAAFRQACIDNRIWGCFSIMELNPGGYPYNSGLIIDDQGEIKLYYRKFHPWVPVEPWEPGDIGIPVVTGPKGAKIALIICHDGMFPEMARECAYKGAEIMLRTAGYTAPMREAWRFTNQANAFCNLMVTASVCMSGSDGAFDSMGEGMVVNFDGSVIAHGTSGRPDEIITAEVRPDLVREARKYWAVENNIYQFGHRGLTAVAGGAGDCPYTYMTDLAAGRYRLPWEDEVVHKDGTAYGFDKPTRRYGERLPKAAE from the coding sequence ATGAACGGATTGGGTGGGTTGAACAAGGCGCCGGAAGGCGTCGTCATCGGACTGGTGCAGCTGCAGCTGCCGGTGGTGAAGACGCCGGCGGATCTTGCCCGCCAGACCGAGCGTATCGTCGGCCTCGTTGGCAAGGCGCGGGCCAACATGGCGACGATGGATCTCGTCGTCTTCCCCGAATATGCGCTGCACGGGCTTTCGATGGACACTTCGCCGGCGATCATGTGCTCGCTCGACGGACCCGAAGTCGCCGCCTTCAGGCAGGCCTGCATCGACAACCGCATCTGGGGCTGCTTCTCGATCATGGAGCTCAACCCCGGCGGCTACCCCTATAATTCCGGGCTGATCATCGACGACCAGGGCGAGATCAAGCTCTATTACCGCAAGTTCCACCCCTGGGTGCCGGTCGAGCCGTGGGAGCCGGGCGATATCGGCATTCCCGTGGTGACCGGCCCCAAGGGCGCGAAGATCGCGCTGATCATCTGTCATGACGGCATGTTCCCGGAGATGGCGCGCGAATGCGCCTACAAGGGCGCCGAGATCATGCTGCGCACGGCCGGCTACACCGCGCCGATGCGCGAGGCCTGGCGCTTCACCAACCAGGCCAATGCCTTCTGCAACCTGATGGTCACCGCCAGCGTGTGCATGAGCGGTTCCGACGGCGCCTTCGATTCGATGGGCGAGGGCATGGTGGTGAATTTCGACGGTTCCGTCATCGCGCACGGCACCTCTGGGCGGCCAGACGAGATCATCACCGCCGAGGTCCGGCCGGATCTCGTGCGCGAGGCGCGGAAATATTGGGCGGTGGAGAACAACATCTACCAGTTCGGCCATCGCGGCCTGACGGCGGTGGCGGGCGGAGCGGGCGACTGCCCCTACACCTATATGACGGACCTGGCGGCCGGCCGCTACCGCCTGCCGTGGGAGGACGAGGTCGTCCACAAAGACGGCACCGCCTATGGCTTCGACAAGCCGACCCGCCGCTACGGCGAGCGCCTGCCGAAGGCGGCGGAATAG
- a CDS encoding DUF6665 family protein, with translation MTLRLPQNISGLSTRTAVDVMAAEIRVEKAISLERTGEAAGKAVAALKAAAPSDPERPRLLAEAAEAVWGYFIQRELMGQGSHAAVIRDMGIPREVIARLGARPKTE, from the coding sequence ATGACGCTGCGCCTGCCCCAGAACATCTCCGGCCTGTCAACCCGCACCGCCGTTGACGTCATGGCGGCCGAGATCCGGGTGGAGAAGGCGATCTCCCTCGAACGGACGGGCGAGGCGGCCGGCAAGGCCGTGGCGGCGCTCAAGGCGGCGGCGCCTTCGGATCCGGAACGGCCGCGCCTGCTCGCCGAGGCGGCCGAGGCCGTCTGGGGCTATTTCATCCAGCGCGAGCTGATGGGACAGGGCTCGCATGCCGCCGTGATCCGCGACATGGGCATCCCGCGCGAGGTGATCGCGCGGCTCGGCGCAAGGCCGAAGACAGAGTAG
- a CDS encoding FAD-binding dehydrogenase, with translation MADADAIIVGAGLAGLVAATELAQAGRRVIVLDQEPRQSLGGQAFWSLGGLFLVDSPEQRRLGIRDSHDLAVQDWLGAAGFDRAEDYWPRRWAEAYLAFAAGEKRAWLRAMGHRIFPVVGWAERGGNSVPRFHLTWGTGPGLLEPFERRALEAEGKGLIAFRFRHRVDRLLTAGGAVEGVEGAVLAPSEAARGVATSRERGGDFVLRAPAVIVASGGIGGNFDLVRHHWPERLGRPPSAMVSGVPAHVDGRMLGIAEDAGARPINRDRMWHYTEGVRNWAPIWPDHGIRILPGPSPLWLDARGRRLPGPLYPGCDTLATLAHLRGTSFDHSWFVLTQSIIRKEFALSGSEQNPDLTNRDWLLTLRRALGRRATGPVEAFKRHGEDFVVRDDLDGLVAGMNALAGEPLLDAAAVRREVEMRDRSAVNAFGKDGQIIGIRHARRYVGDRLVRTAKPHALLDPAHGPLIAVRLHILTRKTLGGLETDLDGRVFGQDLAVIPGLYAAGEASGFGGGGMHGYRALEGSFLGGCLFSGRQAGRAVARTV, from the coding sequence ATGGCCGATGCGGATGCGATCATCGTGGGCGCCGGTCTCGCCGGGCTCGTCGCGGCAACGGAACTGGCGCAGGCCGGCAGGCGGGTGATCGTGCTCGACCAGGAGCCGCGCCAGTCACTCGGCGGGCAGGCCTTCTGGTCGCTCGGCGGGCTGTTCCTGGTCGACAGCCCCGAGCAGCGCCGCCTCGGCATCCGCGACAGCCACGACCTCGCTGTGCAGGACTGGCTCGGTGCCGCCGGCTTCGACCGCGCCGAGGATTACTGGCCCCGGCGCTGGGCCGAGGCCTATCTCGCCTTCGCCGCCGGCGAGAAGCGCGCCTGGCTCCGGGCGATGGGCCACCGCATCTTCCCGGTGGTCGGCTGGGCCGAACGCGGCGGCAATTCGGTGCCGCGTTTCCATCTCACCTGGGGCACCGGACCGGGACTGCTCGAGCCCTTCGAAAGGCGGGCGCTGGAGGCCGAGGGCAAGGGCCTGATCGCGTTCCGCTTCCGCCATCGCGTCGACCGGCTGCTGACGGCCGGCGGCGCCGTGGAGGGCGTCGAGGGCGCGGTCCTGGCGCCGAGCGAGGCGGCCCGCGGCGTCGCCACCTCCCGGGAGAGGGGCGGCGACTTCGTGCTGCGCGCACCGGCCGTGATCGTCGCCAGCGGCGGCATCGGCGGCAATTTCGACCTGGTGCGGCACCACTGGCCCGAGCGCCTCGGCCGGCCGCCGTCGGCGATGGTCTCGGGGGTGCCGGCCCATGTCGACGGGCGCATGCTGGGCATCGCCGAGGACGCCGGCGCCCGGCCGATCAACCGCGACCGCATGTGGCACTACACGGAGGGGGTGAGGAACTGGGCGCCGATCTGGCCGGACCACGGCATCCGCATTCTGCCGGGCCCCTCTCCGCTCTGGCTCGACGCGCGCGGTCGCCGCCTGCCGGGACCGCTCTATCCGGGCTGCGACACGCTGGCGACGCTCGCGCATCTGCGCGGGACCAGCTTCGACCATTCCTGGTTCGTCCTCACCCAGAGTATCATCCGCAAGGAATTCGCGCTGTCGGGCTCCGAGCAGAACCCGGACCTCACCAACCGCGACTGGCTGCTGACGCTGCGCCGCGCCCTCGGCCGCCGGGCGACCGGCCCGGTCGAGGCCTTCAAGCGGCACGGCGAGGATTTCGTCGTGCGCGACGACCTCGACGGCCTGGTGGCGGGCATGAACGCGCTCGCCGGCGAGCCCCTCCTCGACGCCGCCGCCGTGCGGCGCGAGGTCGAGATGCGGGACCGCTCCGCCGTCAACGCCTTCGGCAAGGACGGCCAGATCATCGGCATCCGCCATGCGAGACGCTATGTCGGCGACCGGCTGGTACGCACGGCCAAGCCCCATGCCCTGCTCGACCCCGCCCACGGCCCGTTGATCGCCGTGCGCCTTCATATCCTCACCCGCAAGACCCTCGGCGGCCTGGAGACCGACCTCGACGGCCGCGTGTTCGGGCAGGACCTCGCCGTCATCCCCGGACTTTACGCCGCCGGCGAGGCATCGGGCTTCGGCGGCGGGGGCATGCACGGCTATCGCGCGCTCGAAGGCTCCTTCCTCGGCGGCTGCCTGTTCTCCGGCCGGCAGGCGGGGCGGGCGGTGGCGCGAACGGTCTGA
- the ileS gene encoding isoleucine--tRNA ligase codes for MTDVTTPSEAEGFDYSKTLFLPQTSFPMRGGLPQKEPEILARWQKAGLYRRLRESAAGRPKFVLHDGPPYANGNIHIGHALNKILKDLVTRSQQMLGFDSNYVPGWDCHGLPIEWKIEEQYRAKGLNKDEVPLIEFRQECRAFAEHWLSVQREEFKRLGIEGDWEHPYATMAFPAEAQIAREIMKFAMTDQLYRGSKPVMWSVVEKTSLAEAEVEYEDHTSDTVWVKFPIIGGARRSEVAAAAVVIWTTTPWTLPGNRAIAFSSRIAYGLYRVTEAPEDNWAKPGDTFILADRLTKDVFQSAKVTGYERLDVVAPTELADLIAAHPLHGYDPGYGFQVPLLDGDHVTDDAGTGFVHTAPGHGREDFDLWMARSRDLHTRGIDTHIPYTVDGDGFYTKEAPGFAGKRVLTDKGDKGDANDAVIKALISQGNLVARGRLKHQYPHSWRSKKPVIFRNTPQWFIAMDKPLGDGSTLRTRALHAIAATQWVPAAGENRINGMIANRPDWVVSRQRAWGVPIAVFMREKAGGGVEILKDEAINEAIASAFEAEGADAWYKEGAAERFLGARAGEGWTKVDDILDVWFDSGSTHAFTLEDPVHFPGLAGIRRKIEGGTDTVMYLEGSDQHRGWFHSSLLESCGTRGRAPYDVVVTHGFTLDERGRKMSKSIGNTVAPQDIIKRSGADILRLWVATTDYWDDQRIGPEILKTAEDNYRKLRNTLRWMLGTLAHFEPGEAVPFADMPELERLMLHRLAELAPQVKAAYAGYDYKRVVSLLAAFMTSELSAFYFDVRKDALYCDPASSVRRRASLTVVDSLFTALVTWLAPILCFTAEEAWTSRFGEAGSVHLEPLAPADPHWRDPALETKWDVIKRVRRVVTGALEQERAAKRIGAPLEAAPTVFVADAVTLRLLKSVEFDDVCIVSGLTLVEGEGPAEAFRLDGVEGVAVVPAKAGGIKCARSWRYFDPATADPAFPDLTPRDAAAMREWQSAAGER; via the coding sequence ATGACCGACGTCACGACCCCCAGCGAAGCCGAGGGCTTCGACTATTCCAAGACCCTGTTCCTGCCGCAGACCAGCTTTCCGATGCGCGGCGGGCTGCCGCAGAAGGAGCCGGAGATCCTGGCGCGCTGGCAGAAGGCCGGCCTCTACCGTCGCCTGCGCGAAAGCGCAGCCGGACGGCCGAAATTCGTGCTGCATGACGGCCCCCCCTATGCAAACGGCAACATCCATATCGGCCATGCGCTCAACAAGATCCTGAAGGATCTCGTCACGCGCTCGCAGCAGATGCTCGGCTTCGATTCCAATTATGTGCCGGGCTGGGACTGCCACGGCCTGCCGATCGAATGGAAGATCGAGGAACAGTACCGCGCCAAGGGCCTCAACAAGGACGAGGTGCCGCTGATCGAGTTCCGCCAGGAATGCCGCGCCTTCGCCGAGCACTGGCTTTCGGTGCAGCGCGAGGAGTTCAAGCGCCTCGGCATCGAGGGCGACTGGGAGCATCCCTACGCCACCATGGCCTTCCCGGCCGAGGCGCAGATCGCGCGCGAGATCATGAAGTTCGCGATGACGGACCAGCTCTATCGCGGTTCGAAGCCGGTGATGTGGAGCGTGGTCGAGAAGACCTCGCTGGCCGAGGCCGAGGTCGAATATGAGGACCACACCTCCGATACGGTGTGGGTGAAGTTCCCGATCATCGGCGGGGCGCGCCGCAGCGAGGTCGCCGCCGCCGCAGTGGTGATCTGGACCACGACGCCCTGGACCCTGCCGGGCAACCGCGCCATCGCCTTTTCGAGCCGCATCGCCTACGGGCTCTACCGCGTCACCGAAGCGCCGGAAGACAATTGGGCGAAGCCCGGGGACACCTTCATCCTCGCCGACAGGTTGACCAAGGACGTGTTCCAGAGCGCGAAGGTCACCGGCTATGAGCGCCTCGACGTCGTCGCGCCAACGGAACTCGCCGACCTCATCGCCGCCCATCCCCTGCACGGCTATGATCCCGGCTACGGCTTCCAGGTGCCGCTGCTCGACGGCGACCACGTCACCGACGACGCCGGCACCGGCTTCGTGCATACCGCTCCCGGCCATGGCCGCGAGGACTTCGACCTGTGGATGGCCCGCAGCCGTGACCTCCACACCCGCGGCATCGACACCCACATCCCCTACACCGTGGATGGCGACGGCTTCTACACGAAGGAGGCGCCGGGCTTTGCGGGCAAGCGCGTCCTCACCGACAAGGGCGACAAGGGCGACGCCAACGACGCCGTGATCAAGGCGCTGATCTCGCAGGGCAACCTCGTGGCGCGCGGTCGGCTCAAGCACCAATATCCGCATTCCTGGCGCTCGAAGAAGCCGGTGATCTTCCGCAACACGCCGCAATGGTTCATCGCGATGGACAAGCCCCTCGGGGACGGGTCCACGCTGCGCACGCGGGCACTCCACGCCATCGCCGCGACGCAATGGGTGCCGGCGGCGGGCGAGAACCGCATCAACGGCATGATCGCCAACCGGCCCGACTGGGTGGTCTCGCGCCAGCGCGCCTGGGGCGTGCCGATCGCCGTATTCATGCGCGAGAAGGCCGGCGGGGGCGTCGAGATCCTCAAGGACGAGGCGATCAACGAAGCCATCGCCAGTGCCTTCGAAGCGGAAGGCGCCGATGCCTGGTACAAGGAGGGTGCCGCCGAGCGCTTCCTCGGCGCCCGGGCCGGCGAAGGCTGGACCAAGGTGGACGACATCCTCGACGTCTGGTTCGATTCGGGTTCCACCCATGCCTTCACCCTGGAGGATCCCGTGCACTTCCCGGGCCTCGCCGGCATTCGCCGCAAGATCGAGGGCGGCACCGACACGGTGATGTATCTGGAAGGCTCGGACCAGCATCGCGGCTGGTTCCACTCCTCGCTCCTCGAAAGCTGCGGCACGCGCGGCCGCGCGCCCTACGACGTCGTCGTCACCCATGGCTTCACGCTCGACGAACGCGGGCGCAAGATGTCGAAGTCGATCGGCAACACGGTGGCGCCGCAGGACATCATCAAGCGCTCCGGGGCCGACATCCTGCGGCTCTGGGTGGCGACGACGGATTATTGGGACGATCAGCGCATCGGGCCGGAGATCCTCAAGACCGCTGAGGACAATTACCGCAAGCTGCGCAACACCCTGCGCTGGATGCTGGGCACGCTGGCGCATTTCGAGCCCGGCGAGGCCGTGCCCTTCGCCGACATGCCGGAACTCGAGAGGCTGATGCTGCACCGCCTCGCCGAGCTGGCGCCGCAGGTCAAGGCGGCCTATGCCGGCTACGACTACAAGCGCGTGGTGTCGCTGCTCGCCGCCTTCATGACGTCGGAACTCTCCGCCTTCTATTTCGACGTCCGCAAGGATGCGCTCTATTGCGACCCGGCCTCCTCGGTCCGCCGGCGGGCTTCGCTGACGGTGGTCGACAGCCTGTTCACCGCACTCGTCACCTGGCTCGCGCCGATCCTGTGCTTCACGGCCGAGGAAGCCTGGACGTCGCGGTTCGGCGAGGCGGGCTCGGTGCATCTGGAGCCGTTGGCCCCGGCCGACCCGCATTGGCGCGACCCGGCGCTCGAGACCAAATGGGACGTGATCAAGCGCGTCCGGCGCGTCGTCACCGGCGCGCTGGAGCAGGAGCGCGCGGCCAAGCGCATCGGCGCCCCGCTCGAAGCCGCGCCGACGGTGTTCGTGGCTGACGCGGTGACGCTGCGCCTGCTGAAGAGCGTGGAGTTCGACGACGTCTGCATCGTCTCGGGCCTCACGCTGGTGGAGGGCGAGGGCCCGGCCGAGGCGTTCCGCCTCGACGGCGTCGAGGGTGTCGCCGTCGTTCCCGCCAAGGCCGGCGGCATCAAATGCGCCCGGTCCTGGCGCTATTTCGATCCCGCCACCGCCGACCCGGCCTTCCCGGACCTGACCCCGCGCGACGCCGCCGCCATGCGGGAATGGCAAAGCGCCGCGGGAGAGCGGTGA
- the lspA gene encoding signal peptidase II translates to MPAPFQGRSLTLGLAVAVLSAIADQVHKYWSLHVFDIANNGPLDWTPFLRIVLVWNRGVSYGLFQQNSEFGRWALISFRLFAVLLLVVWLARITSRTGAVAIGLIIGGAIGNGIDGVLYGAVADFFLFHVGTFEWYVFNVADIAIVAGVALLLYDVVLNKDPGTTRS, encoded by the coding sequence ATGCCCGCTCCGTTCCAGGGACGCTCTCTGACGCTCGGCCTTGCGGTGGCGGTCCTGTCCGCCATCGCCGACCAGGTCCACAAATATTGGTCGCTGCACGTCTTCGACATCGCCAATAACGGGCCGCTCGACTGGACGCCGTTCCTGCGCATCGTGCTGGTGTGGAATCGCGGAGTGTCCTACGGCCTGTTCCAGCAGAACAGCGAGTTCGGGCGCTGGGCGCTGATCTCGTTCCGGCTGTTCGCCGTGCTGCTGCTGGTGGTCTGGCTCGCCAGGATCACGTCGCGGACGGGGGCGGTCGCCATCGGGCTTATCATCGGCGGGGCCATCGGCAACGGCATCGACGGCGTGCTCTACGGGGCCGTCGCCGACTTCTTCCTCTTCCATGTCGGGACGTTCGAATGGTACGTCTTCAACGTGGCCGATATCGCCATCGTTGCAGGCGTGGCCCTCCTGCTGTATGACGTTGTGCTCAACAAGGATCCGGGGACGACCCGTTCCTAG
- the mutL gene encoding DNA mismatch repair endonuclease MutL, with the protein MAIRALPQILIDRIAAGEVVERPASAVKELVENAIDAGASRIEIVTEGGGQRLIRIVDDGSGMSAEDLALAVERHATSKLPTEDLLAIDTLGFRGEALPSIASVSRLSITTRLRGGEGGSAITIEAGIKQAIRPAAIGEGTRIEVRDLFYATPARLKFLKTQRTEAAAIADVVKRLAMAHPGIGFTLAGEDHAPSTWPADEGPARLGAILGADFIDNAIAIDAARGDTRLHGHIGLPTFNRGTGQQQYLFVNGRPVRDKLLLGAVRGAYADHLPRDRFPVLALFLEVASRDVDVNVHPAKAEVRFRDGGLVRGLIVSAIRAALERESGRASSGNAQVALGLLGRSVSRPADADWDWRASPAAPSLPMGLSEPRQVGFDGLVQPSADARAGAAPAPPDSLDRPLGAARTQLHETYIVAQTRDGVVIVDQHAAHERLVYERLKRERAAAGTRSQLLLIPDVVDLDPADVERLAAAAGDLAALGLVVEPFGPGALLVRAVPAALGTPDPAALVRDLADGFAEWGSEIVLERRLDHVAATMACHGSVRAGRRLLPAEMDALLREMEVTPNSGQCNHGRPTYVTLKLTDIEALFGRR; encoded by the coding sequence ATGGCCATACGCGCGCTTCCGCAGATCCTGATCGACCGCATCGCTGCCGGCGAGGTGGTCGAGCGGCCGGCGAGCGCCGTCAAGGAACTGGTCGAGAACGCCATCGATGCCGGCGCGTCCCGTATCGAGATCGTCACGGAGGGGGGCGGGCAGCGCCTGATCCGCATCGTCGACGACGGCAGCGGCATGTCGGCGGAGGATCTGGCGCTGGCGGTGGAACGCCACGCCACCTCCAAGCTGCCGACCGAGGATCTGCTCGCCATCGACACGCTCGGCTTTCGCGGCGAGGCCCTGCCCTCCATCGCCTCGGTGTCGCGCCTGTCGATCACGACGCGGTTGCGCGGGGGTGAAGGCGGCTCGGCGATCACTATCGAGGCCGGTATCAAGCAGGCCATCCGCCCGGCCGCGATCGGCGAGGGCACCCGCATCGAGGTGCGTGACCTGTTCTACGCGACGCCGGCGCGGCTCAAATTCCTCAAGACCCAGCGCACGGAAGCGGCGGCGATCGCCGATGTCGTCAAGCGCCTGGCCATGGCGCATCCGGGCATCGGCTTCACCCTGGCGGGGGAGGACCACGCCCCCTCGACATGGCCGGCGGACGAGGGGCCGGCCCGCCTCGGCGCGATCCTCGGGGCCGATTTCATCGACAACGCCATCGCCATCGACGCCGCGCGCGGCGATACCCGGCTGCACGGGCATATCGGCCTGCCGACCTTCAACCGCGGCACCGGCCAGCAGCAATATCTGTTCGTCAACGGCCGGCCGGTGCGCGACAAATTGCTGCTCGGCGCCGTGCGCGGCGCCTATGCCGACCACCTGCCGCGGGATCGTTTTCCGGTCCTCGCATTGTTCCTCGAGGTCGCCTCGCGCGACGTCGACGTCAACGTGCATCCGGCCAAGGCCGAGGTGCGCTTCCGCGACGGCGGCCTCGTGCGCGGCCTGATCGTTTCGGCGATCCGCGCCGCGCTGGAGCGCGAATCGGGCCGCGCCTCCTCCGGCAATGCACAGGTCGCGCTCGGCCTGCTCGGCCGCAGTGTCTCGCGGCCGGCCGATGCGGACTGGGACTGGCGGGCCTCGCCGGCGGCACCGAGCCTGCCGATGGGGCTTTCCGAGCCGCGGCAGGTCGGTTTCGACGGGCTGGTGCAGCCTTCCGCCGATGCGCGCGCCGGCGCTGCGCCGGCACCGCCCGACAGTCTCGACCGGCCTCTGGGCGCTGCCCGCACGCAATTGCACGAAACCTATATCGTCGCGCAGACCCGCGACGGCGTGGTCATCGTCGACCAGCACGCCGCGCATGAGCGCCTCGTCTATGAGCGGCTGAAGCGGGAGCGCGCGGCGGCGGGCACCCGCTCGCAGCTTCTGCTGATCCCGGACGTGGTGGACCTCGATCCGGCCGATGTCGAGAGGCTGGCGGCGGCGGCCGGCGACCTCGCGGCGCTCGGGCTGGTGGTCGAGCCCTTCGGCCCCGGCGCGCTGCTGGTGCGCGCGGTTCCGGCGGCGCTCGGTACGCCCGATCCTGCCGCGCTCGTGCGCGATCTCGCCGACGGCTTCGCCGAATGGGGTTCGGAAATCGTGCTGGAACGCCGGCTCGACCATGTCGCCGCCACCATGGCCTGCCACGGCTCGGTGCGGGCCGGACGGCGGCTCCTGCCGGCCGAGATGGATGCGTTGCTGCGCGAAATGGAAGTGACGCCCAATTCCGGCCAGTGCAATCATGGCCGGCCGACCTATGTGACCTTGAAGCTCACCGACATCGAGGCGCTGTTCGGGCGGCGATAG